Proteins from one Verrucomicrobiota bacterium JB022 genomic window:
- a CDS encoding DUF421 domain-containing protein: MDSFFFNGWSPVLRTLIIGVMAYGCLLLFLRISGRRTLSKMNAFDFIITVALGSTLASILLSKDVALAQGAAALALLVGLQFLITWSSVRISWVKKVVTGEPRLLLRDGEMLPQAMKSARVTPDEIEAACRSSGLADPARARLVILETDGSFSVVPA; this comes from the coding sequence ATGGACAGCTTTTTCTTCAACGGGTGGTCGCCGGTCCTGCGGACGCTCATCATAGGCGTGATGGCGTATGGGTGCCTGCTCCTGTTTCTGCGCATCTCGGGCCGGCGGACCCTTTCCAAGATGAACGCCTTCGACTTCATCATCACCGTCGCGCTTGGTTCGACGCTTGCCAGTATCCTGCTGAGTAAAGACGTGGCGCTGGCGCAGGGTGCGGCCGCCCTCGCCCTGCTGGTCGGGCTTCAGTTCCTCATCACGTGGTCAAGCGTCCGCATCTCTTGGGTGAAAAAGGTCGTAACCGGCGAGCCCCGGCTGTTGCTGCGCGACGGCGAGATGTTGCCCCAAGCGATGAAAAGCGCCCGCGTGACGCCCGACGAGATCGAAGCCGCCTGTCGCTCCAGCGGCCTTGCCGATCCCGCCCGGGCGCGCCTGGTCATTCTCGAAACCGACGGCTCCTTCAGCGTGGTGCCAGCGTAG